attttataattaattttaagtcagtaattttaatataattttctttttttttaataatcaaattgGTTGTAGACGCTTTTTCAAGGGATTCATGTAGTCAtatgatcaattattatttgttttggttcattttatgttcaagcTCCAGGAGAGACTAAGTTTACAGCGGGACCTTTTTTCTACGTGATTTTTGACGtacttataaattttgtaataagtcTTGTGTTTACGAAAAATTTGctggaaaatgtttttttttttttttttactgtaccatttaaaatatacaagccaAAATATGTAGTTTGATGTTTTTAACTTAGTTATCATTATGTGTAAGCTgctaaaattttgttaaatttcatcaaAGTCGGTTGCTTGTAAAAACTAACAAGAATATTGAAATTTACTCTTTTGGCCGCGGCAGCAAACTTTGTAACGtaacagttatttatttatttttataataattagaaactcaatactacataataataaaaagactgTTAACTTAAACGTTACTACACTTTTGACCGcggtataatatattaattgaatttcttaaaaaatgaatcaacaaaaatattcattaaaaatcaaatagtataacataaatacaaaaaataggaaTATTGTCTCATGTACTCGTCTATAAATTACTGGGTTAATGTTACCTGTGGGTTAGTTGTGTCCACTACCCCGTAGTTTACCATGATCAAGTTTTAAAAGGGTATGTTTTTGTTTTCCATACAATGTCATCATTACCATACGCGCGTTAGCCGGGGATGTAAGCGTACGTATTCTACACCATACCGGTGGTGGTCGCTTGGGTTTCTGTATGTTTACCGTGAACATGAGAAATGGTTGCTTTGGTGTTTTGTAATGCATATATTTCTGCTTCATTCTGTATTGTCCTTTTTTATGTTCTTTCTTCTTACATTGTAGGTTTgtcatttattttcataaaccTCCTCCACCTCTTACATCGGTTGTAGATAAATTCCATTTacgtagatatatttatttacaggcCATATTGAATAGAATAAGCCCATTAAGGCCTGTTTCGCCTTAATTAAGAAACATAAACCTAACCTGTAAATCACGGAAGTGGAATTTTCTTCAAAGTTGTAATGAATCAGtctttctttttatacaactaggtcggcaaacaagccaacggctcacctgattgtaagcgattgctgtagcttatagacgtatgcaacactagaagcatcccaagcgcgttgccgaccctaacccctatttcccccgggagctctggttactcaccaacaggaatacaacactgcttgaaaaaagcattatttagctgtgaccttctgtgaggtcgaggtacgaccccgggctgctccatattttgagatggaaatttcctgctgtgccctacactCTGTCTGATCGAGTAAGATTGTCTGTGACAGATATTTAAATACActaaactatacaaataaaatttattcgttTCTCTCTTTTTTCTCTATCTTTCTTTACCTTTTAAGTTATTTGATCTTAACTCTTATCACAgtactttatatttttcataaaaaaatttaacccGTAATAAAAGTGAaggtcaaataattttaattactatttctcATGTTCTAATTGAGATTCGAATACTGtaagtacttttttaaataaatttataattatgtaatcttGTAAAAGAAACTAAACAATGCTTTTTATAtacaatgtatatttatgtggGTATTTCTACAAACATTTTtctagttatattatatctttatatatattatcatacgTTATTATAATTTCCAAAATTTGTAGAACCACCCTCataaaattcaattcaaatatAAGCTTTGTAAATagcgaaaatatttataatgcttatataataatcgtattatttatatccacAGCTTTAGAAACCGAAATGCCCACAAAAAAATGTCAGAAGACGACCTCAAGCAAGTGTCCCCGGCCGCTGAGCCCGGCGTCGTCGCAACCATTGATGTTAAATAAACAGGTCACTCGTCTTGGATAGCATACTTTTAGCCTTAAAAATAATGCCCATAacgataaaaaaagaattaaaaaaaaaaaagtacctgtgtgtgtgtgtgcaattcacgcacggtagaagtgaaacttttgaAAAGTTGTGGGAAGGCCGTTGCGATTtattctatcgacgatgatgaCGGTCACCTGAAAAAAGTcataagcgccatgcaaaacgcgttacgtgtttgtttctttatcgtgacgcatttttgTTTCATCGCGTTTTAAATCataacgattctaaagaagtttattttcaaaaacgttatttaaatttaattttaggctGTATGGTTTATATAACTTTGCCTCGTTGCTACCGTTGATGTCCAATAAACAGGTTTTGTGTCTTGCGATAGCGCAGTTATAGCGTAGAGGCTAAGATTACATGACTTACTTGACTTAATATCTTATGGCCCCTAGGTGAGGTAGAGGGCTTCCACAGGGCTTCACAGTACACCTTAGGTTACATACGaccaattaaataaaagaataaaaaattgtgtgaaGAACTTTTTGGGCTGTATAATTTTATCAGGAAATTTACACTTTAAGCGTGAAATCTAAGGTtacagttaattaaaaaaaaagtaaattgaaGAATTTTTTAGAAAGCATATAAAAACAGTTTGACTCCAGAGAAGAATTAATAGAGCACCAAATGTCTCTATAGtacgtatttatgtatgtatgttcaatatataaatcatgtctgttatataaaatgatatgaTATATTTGGGCTGGTACCTATATAgtcatgtattaatatttattttttatttatttattgtaaataatttaaagaatctATTTAAGATGTACCGCGAGgactaagaaaaaatatttgatgtgttatttacttaacattttaaataatatattatttactttcgAATCACGTAGGACTACTTTAATAAGAGGGATTTTTAATGCTTACTTCAAACTAACAATACTTGTCTTCTTAACCCCTTGTTTCGTTTACTGTAGCTATCATAAGTAATGGTAAATAGTTTTGTAGCCTCTATTTAAATGAGCCTATTAGTAgaagtacaaacaaaagtaaaatatgcATGCCAGCTTAAGGTGAATATTCCGGTCAAAGGTTTCTGTACATTCTGGGTTTCAAGTTGGGCTTACTATAGAGCTTTATGATTGCTGTAATTTTTCAACTGTTAAACCTAAATCCTTGAATTATTTCAAGGACACACTTTAAAGTGTCTGCtttctagtaaataaataaaaagattgtCATCCCCTAGTGCAAAGAAACCGTGCCGAATTCCagaatataagattttttttactaatgctCAAGCTCGTAGTATACACTAAAATGTTGCCtggtttcattttaatttactcAGTAGGTTTAGTGGGATAGATATAATCAGAGAGatagaaaaaaatgaaaatataaatttgtaatatagaaattttttttttttttttatttaacttcaaTTATATGCCCTGGATGAAATGTTCGAAAAAATCTGTAAAATTGCCcttgttacagttttattttgaataaagatgttaatctttaaatatttttttacttactattgtatttatttaatttataggagGAGAATTGGTCATCATCTTCGTAAACTAGCCGTATACAAGATTTGTTATAAAACTAACAAACCTCAACAGAAACTACATGTTTAAACTGGATCTGtaattttacttacttttttatatttataaaacatgtgTGATTTGGAAATATCTTTTCAAAAAGTGGTCTATGGagcttcttttttttatatacaattccATCATTAGATAACAATGActttaaatatctacacaaagaacaaattttgataacatttacatctttaaaaattaatttgtgaacGCATtgcgtattttatataaatacttacttTACATATCGTAGCGGAGCCTTCATATGTTTTGGCTGAGTATTGTGTATGAATTGAATAAAGTCAAATTGACATTCCTTTTAAGAGACACAAAAATCTCGTATGTGACTTATACATGTATAAAAAGATTTTactacatgtttttattttttaaatcacgtAAATTTTACAGTCCTTTGCAGCagttaaatgaaatttttcttttttttttgtatacatgtTCGTTGCCTgttaattttcttataataaattttatttttaataactaagaACCATTTACGAgatgttttatgtaaatttatttgaattcacctataaaatttttgatcgcgtttttttaatactatatattatacactTGTAATACtgttgaaatattttcttttttaattatttttccaaTGTTCATAGTTAATTTCAGTAGAATATgcattttaaatactttaacaaataatttaaggttgcctggaagagatcgctcattagcgataaggccgccttttgtacttaattcctgtttttatttttgtaattttgctctcttggtgtacaatatagagtttttattattatcattattatttaaatggaaACAAAATTAACGAAACTAAAATGATAACAAATTTTGTTGCCTGTTAATGTGttatacatttttgatattAGATTTTTGGATTGGATTTTGAGATTTGGATTGTAAGCATGTGTTGTTTACACGTATAAATTCTATTgaaattaactataaatatagtagaagaatataataagaacaatttataatttaagattGTAATTGAAACAAGCTcatacaaaagaaatattttcaatttataaataaaaataaacaccaaTCAATAACGTACTGTATTCATTATATTGAATACCGATATTTTTgcaaaactatttttaacttaaatggatatttttttttgtgtattttgattttttgttagtCGTAGTGATCTCAAGCTGGACTTGTTGGATTTTCACATGACTGGTTTTATAGGTGAAACAGATGTGAATAGACTGCTTATTTAATAAGATTGTTATGAGATCAGTATAGTGTTATGGGTTGTCAATGTAtttatgaaagaaataaaattatcgaaACATAATATGAAGTTTTATTGACTTTAACGAAGTTTTTTATctaattgtttttaaagtatatgtagagaacattttaaattttatttttttggtgtaAATCCTATTTTCTAtgacataaaaactttttttgttaaaaatttgacataaaaaaaatcattcaaaaaCAACACTGAAATGGCGATTGCACtaacaaagtaaataataaaatgtaagtcCTAACCATCTCCCACGAACCGTATAACTCTCTGAGTAGCTAGCACAATGGGTAAACCAAAGTTTGATCTGCCAACCCCTACCTTCCCGTATAAAATACCGAAGAGATTAAATATTCTCAGTGTTCCTAGAAAGTATATTATCGATACAGGAGAAGGAATGCCCGCTTTAACGACCAGAGGAATACGGAAATCTGCGTTAAATAGTCAAATATCGGATAGAGTGAATGATGCTTCGTGGCCATATTTACGGTGGGTATAGATAAGAaccgcattttgaagttagataggttagggttattttttttttgtaaccaaattatgtcgataaacagtctaatttggtagttagataggttagggttattattattattatttttgtaacgaaattatgccgataaacggtcaaattttgagcttagttatttcgacggttcttaatctaaagccttaccgataataattattctataatatgaacgccacgttggcgcaacggtctcagtcatggattgtacatgttgcgctggcggttgcgggttcgatccccgcacatgacaaacatttgtattggccatttgCGGTctcagtcatggattgtacatgttgcgctggcggttgcgggttcgatccccgcacatgacaaacatttgtattggccatacaggtgtttgccatggtctcgGTGTTTGTGCGATCCTTGTGAGTCTccgaccgtgcctcggagagcacgttgagccgtcggtaccggttgttaacatctacgcctgatagcgatcgttactcatagtagggaatatatccgccaacccacattggagcagcgtagtgcattaagctctgatccttccccaacatggggaaagaggcctatgcccagtagtggaatattacaggctgaagcgcaatATGAAATACTAGTATTAACACACATTTAAACGGAACAGAGATGACTCATCCCGCAACCAGAACATCTGTCGCCTGAAtaaatttctttctttctaaatattgagaattataaaagtaatgaaGGAAAATCCCATCTAAATTAGAGTGTCAGTAAACCATTTATAAAACTATTGAAAGTAACATAATCTACTTCATAAATAGTCTTTAGATTCTATCACTTAATAAATCTTTTATCTTAAAGACCAATTCGCAGGACAAATGTAGTTCTTTCGATTATCTATAGCAACATTTTTACATAATGTTTTAGTCGCTTCCTGATTATAAAAAGAATGTACAAGAACAGATTTAGTCCAGAACGCTTAGAGCGAATTGATCGTATGATTGAAGCGGCTAATGCGACTTGTTATTCTAAACTCGCAAACTGTGTGCTTGATCTCAAGAAACAAGATACGAAAGACATGAAAAAGAAACGAGGATGGACGGAGAGCGAATGGAAAAAGCATATGGATTACATCGGCCAAATTGCAGCACCGAAAAAAGATTTTAGAGCCAGTCCAGTTAGGGtaagtaaaaataacttttggTATACACAAATCTCAGAGTATTTTTGAAACATTCTGTTTTAAAATCAAGCTAACAGAATATATTAAGTGGCGTATCCAGTGGTGTTTTAGAAGGTAGACCAAATTCAATAATCTCAATGtcgagttaaaaaaatatattaaaatctgtAATGACATACATAATGAAATTGGTTCAAAACAGATACATAATTGTTTTTGACATGACTACGCCTAATAAATCGATTAACGCCggcggcatgcacgaaaaaggatgactcattgcgttacgctcattgtcccgttgCGCTCAGTGATATTGTCGCAAGCCGCATTTTTTTCGCCGATTGGCCTATATGTCcgaaatgttttgttatgacgttttCACGTTAAACtttcgtccgt
The Melitaea cinxia chromosome 23, ilMelCinx1.1, whole genome shotgun sequence DNA segment above includes these coding regions:
- the LOC123665078 gene encoding uncharacterized protein LOC123665078 — protein: MGKPKFDLPTPTFPYKIPKRLNILSVPRKYIIDTGEGMPALTTRGIRKSALNSQISDRVNDASWPYLRRFLIIKRMYKNRFSPERLERIDRMIEAANATCYSKLANCVLDLKKQDTKDMKKKRGWTESEWKKHMDYIGQIAAPKKDFRASPVRRGQCKPLEQLLPRINKICHLPEFKVYRRLSKEVWYRDPEKVPPNALKYVISDRIKKLAAHRVIPQAY